From the genome of Proteus vulgaris, one region includes:
- a CDS encoding CaiB/BaiF CoA transferase family protein, which yields MTSRKALEGVTVVELATFIAVPAAGRILADMGANVIKIESPSGDNLRYTAPTEGRPLDQHENTSFDLENANKRGIVLNTKTEAGKKILFELLEKADIFLTNWRPGARERAGLDYETLKQRFPKLVYASVTGYGDEGPDKDLPGFDYTAFFARGGILGSLYQKGTVPMNVIPGLGDHQCALGLVSGVLAAYIRAKDIGQGEYVSTNLLHTSIYTQAIMIQAAQYPDYGQPYPIDRRNTTSPFILAYKTKDDRFIQVCMPVYDAYYPTFISCIGRPDLAEDARYTRLQEVAKNNRSPELYDLIWQQVEQKTASEWADIFTKNDIPFSIAQTWEEVLEDKQAWAINTFYNMKYKNGSEKALVRPPIDFLESGLPEYRRGPLLGEDTPSVLAELGYSAEEIASLEANKDVMTWKE from the coding sequence ATGACAAGTCGTAAAGCACTGGAAGGCGTCACTGTAGTTGAGTTGGCGACCTTTATTGCCGTACCCGCAGCGGGCCGTATTTTAGCTGATATGGGGGCGAACGTAATCAAAATTGAATCCCCAAGTGGTGATAACTTACGTTATACCGCACCGACTGAAGGCCGTCCGTTAGATCAACATGAAAACACCAGTTTTGATTTAGAAAATGCCAATAAACGTGGCATCGTGTTAAATACGAAAACAGAAGCAGGTAAAAAAATTCTGTTTGAACTGCTAGAAAAAGCCGACATTTTCTTAACTAACTGGCGTCCTGGTGCAAGAGAACGTGCAGGGTTGGATTATGAAACGTTAAAACAACGTTTTCCAAAATTAGTTTACGCCAGCGTGACCGGCTATGGTGATGAAGGCCCAGATAAAGATCTACCTGGATTTGACTACACGGCATTCTTTGCTCGTGGTGGCATTTTAGGTTCGCTGTACCAAAAAGGCACAGTACCGATGAATGTGATCCCTGGCCTTGGTGATCACCAATGTGCATTAGGTTTAGTGTCTGGTGTGTTAGCTGCTTATATTCGCGCTAAAGATATTGGGCAAGGTGAGTATGTTTCAACTAACTTACTGCATACCTCAATTTATACCCAAGCAATCATGATCCAAGCGGCACAATACCCAGATTATGGTCAGCCGTATCCAATCGATCGTCGTAATACTACTAGCCCATTTATTCTGGCTTATAAAACAAAAGATGACCGTTTTATTCAAGTCTGTATGCCTGTTTATGACGCCTACTATCCAACCTTTATTTCTTGTATTGGTCGTCCAGATTTAGCGGAAGACGCTCGTTATACACGTCTACAAGAAGTAGCGAAAAATAATCGCTCCCCTGAATTATATGATCTGATTTGGCAACAAGTTGAGCAAAAAACAGCATCAGAATGGGCAGATATTTTCACCAAAAACGATATCCCATTCAGTATTGCGCAAACATGGGAAGAAGTGTTGGAAGACAAACAGGCTTGGGCAATCAACACCTTCTACAACATGAAGTACAAAAATGGCAGTGAAAAAGCCTTAGTTCGCCCACCTATTGATTTCTTAGAGAGTGGTTTACCTGAATATCGTCGTGGTCCTTTGTTAGGTGAAGACACACCGTCTGTATTAGCTGAATTAGGGTATAGCGCAGAAGAAATTGCCAGCCTTGAAGCCAATAAAGACGTGATGACGTGGAAAGAATAA
- the fixX gene encoding ferredoxin-like protein FixX produces MSSPVNVDVKLGINKFNVDEENPHIVVKEQPDMQVLETLVKACPAGLYKKQEDGTISFDYAGCLECGTCRILGLDSALEKWEYPRGTFGVEYRYG; encoded by the coding sequence ATGAGTTCTCCCGTAAATGTCGATGTCAAACTAGGCATCAATAAATTTAATGTCGATGAAGAAAATCCACATATCGTCGTTAAAGAGCAACCTGATATGCAGGTATTGGAAACCTTAGTCAAAGCTTGTCCTGCAGGTCTATATAAAAAACAAGAAGATGGCACTATCAGTTTTGATTATGCAGGGTGCTTAGAGTGTGGAACGTGTCGAATTCTTGGTTTAGATAGTGCGCTTGAAAAATGGGAATACCCACGCGGAACTTTTGGCGTGGAATATCGTTACGGATGA
- the fixC gene encoding FAD-dependent oxidoreductase FixC encodes MSDSEDIFDAIIVGAGLAGSVAALVLAREGAQVLLIERGNYAGGKNVTGGRMYAHTLERIIPEFAQEAPVERVITHEKLSFMTEAGAMTIDYQNAEGNNPKTASWSVLRGEFDQWLMEQAENAGAQCITGIRVDKLVERDGKIVGVEADGDVLEAKAVILADGVNSILAEQLGMTKRVAAENVAVGVKEIIELPESVIKDRFNLKDNEGAAWLFAGSPTDGLMGGGFLYTNKTTLSLGLVCGLHHIKDAKKSVPQMLEDFKQHPVVAPLIEGGKMVEYGAHVVPEAGLRMQNELVRDGVLIAGDAAGMCMNLGFTIRGMDLAMASGEAAAKTMLSAMAKNDFSKQSLNEYLKHLEDGPLRDMKAYQRMPDLLDNPRMFTAYPEMVVGIAKDLFTVTGEAPVPMRKTMMRHTKKVGWMNLIKDGIKGVKAI; translated from the coding sequence ATGTCCGATTCCGAAGATATTTTCGATGCCATTATTGTTGGCGCAGGATTAGCAGGATCTGTGGCTGCACTTGTTTTGGCAAGGGAAGGCGCACAAGTATTGCTAATAGAAAGAGGTAACTACGCTGGCGGGAAAAATGTAACCGGTGGTCGTATGTATGCACATACTCTTGAACGCATCATTCCTGAGTTTGCGCAAGAAGCACCTGTTGAACGCGTTATTACTCACGAAAAATTGTCGTTTATGACTGAAGCCGGTGCAATGACAATTGATTACCAAAATGCCGAAGGGAATAACCCCAAAACGGCTTCTTGGTCTGTATTACGTGGTGAGTTTGATCAATGGCTAATGGAACAAGCCGAAAATGCCGGTGCGCAATGTATTACAGGTATTCGCGTTGATAAGCTCGTCGAACGTGATGGCAAGATTGTTGGTGTGGAAGCTGATGGTGATGTGTTAGAAGCCAAAGCCGTTATTTTAGCTGATGGTGTGAATTCTATCTTAGCTGAACAGTTAGGGATGACAAAACGTGTTGCCGCTGAAAATGTAGCAGTAGGTGTAAAAGAGATCATCGAATTGCCTGAAAGTGTGATTAAAGATCGCTTTAACCTAAAAGATAACGAAGGCGCGGCTTGGTTATTTGCAGGATCACCTACCGATGGATTGATGGGCGGTGGTTTTTTATATACCAATAAAACCACGCTCTCTTTAGGTCTTGTTTGTGGGTTGCACCATATTAAAGATGCGAAAAAATCAGTACCACAAATGCTGGAAGATTTTAAACAGCATCCCGTTGTTGCTCCGCTAATTGAGGGCGGAAAAATGGTGGAATACGGTGCGCATGTCGTTCCAGAAGCGGGCTTAAGAATGCAAAACGAATTAGTACGCGATGGCGTATTAATTGCTGGTGATGCAGCAGGGATGTGTATGAACCTTGGCTTTACTATCCGAGGAATGGATTTAGCGATGGCATCTGGTGAAGCGGCTGCAAAAACGATGCTTTCTGCTATGGCAAAAAATGATTTTAGTAAACAATCACTTAATGAATATCTCAAACATTTAGAAGATGGCCCGTTGCGCGATATGAAAGCGTATCAGCGTATGCCTGATCTACTTGATAATCCTCGTATGTTCACTGCTTATCCTGAAATGGTCGTTGGTATCGCGAAAGATCTCTTTACCGTTACGGGTGAAGCCCCCGTACCAATGCGTAAAACCATGATGCGTCATACCAAAAAAGTCGGTTGGATGAATCTGATCAAAGATGGGATCAAAGGAGTAAAAGCAATATGA
- a CDS encoding GntP family permease: MGIICLIIGLAILMIMCMKGIHIFISVFTTSLFLAVTAWLVSPDMLNPVDALLQVYTGGLGGYFGSFFFIFVLGAIFGKLTAISGAADSVASFIIGKFGERAVIPSLVAACAILAYGGVSVFVALFTVYSMMVSLFRKANLPRRLIPAVYFAGAGTFVMIMPGSPQIQNLIPMKFLGTSATAGLVPGMLTALFQVTLVIIYLTWLFKRVKAKGEGWVEDEKTAKAEEGKKDRQLPNVLVALLPMLILLVVLNILKWDPAIALFCAIIAALIVYLRYLDWKKLVPNLAAGTMEGVTSLFNTAVIVGFGALVMTLPAFKESFQAIAQSGLNPLVVTAISVGALVFISGSGSGALSIAMPMIAAMFPATVVDQGSLHRVATMASMSTTPPFNGLIITVFSVCGVSHKEGYGPVGTLTLAIPLLAMMFMLLLYTFLPASIATM; the protein is encoded by the coding sequence ATGGGTATTATTTGTTTAATCATTGGGCTAGCGATATTAATGATCATGTGTATGAAAGGCATACATATCTTCATTTCTGTCTTTACCACCAGCCTATTTCTTGCTGTGACTGCATGGCTTGTATCACCAGATATGCTTAATCCTGTCGATGCACTGTTACAAGTGTATACCGGTGGATTAGGTGGTTATTTTGGTAGCTTCTTCTTCATTTTCGTACTTGGTGCGATTTTTGGCAAATTAACCGCTATCAGTGGCGCTGCTGATAGTGTTGCCTCTTTTATTATTGGTAAATTTGGTGAAAGAGCCGTTATTCCTTCATTAGTTGCGGCTTGTGCCATTTTAGCCTACGGCGGTGTTTCAGTGTTTGTTGCACTGTTTACCGTTTATTCGATGATGGTGAGTTTATTCCGCAAAGCGAATCTTCCTCGCAGACTTATTCCTGCTGTCTATTTTGCCGGTGCAGGTACGTTTGTGATGATAATGCCTGGATCACCACAAATCCAAAACCTTATCCCAATGAAGTTCTTAGGTACGTCAGCTACGGCCGGTTTAGTACCGGGTATGTTGACAGCATTATTCCAAGTCACCTTAGTGATTATTTATCTCACTTGGTTATTTAAGCGTGTAAAAGCGAAAGGTGAAGGCTGGGTTGAAGACGAAAAAACAGCAAAAGCCGAAGAAGGTAAAAAAGATCGTCAATTACCTAATGTGCTCGTTGCATTACTCCCTATGCTTATTTTGCTGGTCGTGCTGAATATCCTGAAATGGGACCCAGCTATCGCACTATTCTGCGCCATTATCGCCGCCTTGATTGTGTATTTACGCTATCTCGATTGGAAAAAGCTCGTACCTAATTTAGCCGCAGGAACAATGGAAGGGGTGACCTCCCTCTTTAATACGGCGGTTATTGTTGGGTTTGGGGCATTAGTGATGACCTTACCTGCGTTCAAAGAATCATTCCAAGCGATTGCTCAATCGGGTCTTAATCCACTTGTTGTTACTGCAATTTCAGTCGGTGCCTTGGTGTTTATCAGTGGTTCTGGCTCTGGTGCGCTAAGTATTGCCATGCCAATGATTGCTGCAATGTTCCCTGCAACTGTGGTTGATCAAGGCTCCTTACACCGTGTGGCAACAATGGCATCAATGAGTACAACTCCACCATTTAACGGATTGATTATTACTGTCTTTAGCGTTTGTGGTGTCAGCCATAAAGAGGGCTATGGCCCTGTAGGAACGTTAACTCTCGCTATTCCACTGTTAGCCATGATGTTTATGTTGCTGCTGTACACCTTCTTACCTGCATCCATAGCGACGATGTAG
- a CDS encoding 2-hydroxyacyl-CoA dehydratase subunit D has protein sequence MKALTDRFDELQAVVDNPVAQLEGFIRSGKKVIGCFPEYTPNEIVYAAGMVPFGIWGAEGREISEAKKYFPPFYCALVLSSLEMGLDGALNKLSAAIIPSLCDTLKCLGQNWKAGVPQVPFIQLVHPQNRKTPAGIAFLTEQYKKIALQLGEISGQPVTDDALKSAIHLFNQRRAALREFSEMAALHPNLITPQRRNTVIKSGYFMDVVEHTKAVEAIVAQCKTLSPEPWKGHKVVVTGIIADSPSILQILADNKIAIVADEVAHESRQFRQDIPENNAPYEAMAEQIAQLEGCSLLYDPEKKRGRLIADMVKNTGADGVVYLLTKFCDPEEFDAPIVKKFLDREGIPSIIIEIDQQTKTYEQARTALQTFADVLSA, from the coding sequence ATGAAAGCATTAACGGATAGATTTGATGAGCTGCAAGCCGTGGTGGATAACCCCGTTGCGCAATTAGAGGGTTTTATTCGTAGTGGCAAAAAGGTGATTGGTTGTTTTCCTGAATATACTCCGAATGAAATTGTCTATGCAGCAGGCATGGTGCCTTTTGGCATTTGGGGCGCGGAAGGACGTGAGATCTCAGAAGCGAAGAAATATTTTCCTCCTTTCTATTGTGCGCTAGTGCTTTCTTCTCTTGAGATGGGATTGGATGGTGCGCTGAATAAACTGTCAGCAGCCATAATTCCTTCTTTGTGTGACACCTTAAAATGCTTAGGGCAAAACTGGAAAGCCGGTGTGCCACAAGTGCCTTTTATCCAACTGGTGCATCCACAAAATCGTAAAACCCCAGCGGGTATTGCTTTCTTAACCGAACAATACAAAAAAATCGCACTGCAATTAGGGGAAATTTCAGGTCAGCCTGTGACAGATGATGCACTAAAAAGTGCAATCCATTTGTTTAATCAGCGACGCGCCGCGTTACGCGAATTTTCAGAGATGGCCGCGCTTCATCCAAACTTAATCACACCACAACGTCGTAATACTGTGATCAAAAGTGGTTACTTTATGGATGTCGTTGAACATACAAAAGCCGTTGAAGCCATTGTTGCACAATGCAAAACCTTATCTCCAGAACCTTGGAAAGGGCACAAAGTTGTTGTGACAGGCATTATTGCGGATAGCCCTTCTATTCTACAAATTTTGGCTGATAACAAGATAGCGATTGTGGCAGATGAAGTGGCACATGAGTCTCGTCAGTTCCGTCAAGATATCCCAGAAAATAACGCACCTTATGAAGCAATGGCAGAGCAAATCGCCCAGCTTGAAGGGTGTTCACTTTTATATGATCCAGAGAAAAAACGTGGCCGTTTAATTGCCGATATGGTGAAAAACACAGGCGCTGATGGTGTTGTCTATTTGCTAACAAAATTCTGTGATCCAGAAGAGTTCGATGCCCCGATAGTGAAGAAATTCCTCGATAGAGAAGGCATTCCTTCCATCATTATCGAAATCGATCAGCAAACTAAAACGTATGAACAAGCTAGAACGGCACTGCAAACTTTTGCTGATGTGCTTTCTGCTTAA
- a CDS encoding 2-hydroxyacyl-CoA dehydratase subunit D, protein MSNVDMNAPDYIPAKKRLQKIAADAYQRAWDAKNSGEKIGWCASNFPQEIAETLGLCVVYPENQAAAIAAKGAGLKMCEHAESMGYSNDICAYARISLSYMDIKQCEEMDMPQPDFLLCCNNICNCMIKWYENIAYELNIPMILIDIPYKNDYDTDDVTVKYVQAQFDDAIKQLEKVTGKVFSEEKFKEVCEISQRTGRAWLKAAEYCQFEPSPMNGFDLFNHMAVAVCARGKLEAALAFEQLCEEMEQNIKEKKSTYRGEEKYRVLFEGIACWPYLRATSTPLKEQGINVTATVYATAFGVIYQNSDEMMRAYSYVPNCVSVERAADMRIDVSRQNKVDGAIIHVNRSCKLWSGIMPEIERRIRHELKIPTVTFDGDQADPRVFSEAQYVTRVEALTEIMAANKADMKKGDI, encoded by the coding sequence ATGAGCAATGTAGATATGAATGCGCCGGATTATATTCCTGCGAAAAAACGACTGCAAAAAATCGCTGCTGATGCTTATCAGCGTGCGTGGGATGCTAAAAATAGCGGTGAAAAAATAGGCTGGTGTGCCTCTAACTTCCCACAAGAAATTGCTGAAACATTAGGTTTATGCGTGGTTTATCCTGAAAACCAAGCCGCAGCCATTGCGGCAAAAGGTGCAGGTTTAAAAATGTGTGAGCATGCAGAAAGCATGGGATATTCCAATGATATCTGTGCTTATGCTCGAATCAGCCTCTCTTACATGGATATTAAGCAGTGTGAAGAGATGGATATGCCTCAGCCTGATTTCTTGCTGTGCTGTAACAATATCTGTAACTGCATGATCAAGTGGTATGAAAATATCGCATACGAATTGAATATCCCGATGATCCTTATCGATATTCCTTATAAAAATGATTATGACACTGATGATGTGACAGTGAAGTATGTTCAAGCACAATTTGATGATGCGATTAAACAACTTGAAAAAGTCACTGGCAAAGTCTTCTCCGAAGAGAAGTTTAAAGAAGTCTGTGAAATCTCACAACGTACAGGGCGTGCATGGTTAAAAGCGGCAGAATATTGCCAATTTGAGCCGTCTCCAATGAATGGTTTTGATCTGTTTAATCACATGGCGGTTGCTGTTTGTGCTCGCGGTAAATTAGAAGCTGCACTGGCTTTTGAGCAACTGTGTGAAGAGATGGAACAAAATATCAAAGAGAAAAAATCGACTTACCGCGGTGAAGAAAAATACCGTGTTCTCTTTGAAGGTATTGCTTGCTGGCCTTATTTGCGTGCCACATCTACCCCGTTAAAAGAGCAAGGTATTAACGTTACCGCTACTGTTTACGCCACTGCATTTGGTGTGATTTATCAAAACAGTGACGAGATGATGCGTGCTTACTCTTATGTTCCTAACTGTGTCTCTGTTGAGCGTGCTGCTGATATGCGTATTGACGTTAGTCGTCAGAATAAAGTGGATGGCGCGATTATTCACGTTAACCGCAGTTGTAAGCTCTGGAGTGGCATTATGCCCGAAATTGAGCGCCGGATTCGCCATGAACTTAAGATCCCAACAGTGACTTTTGATGGCGACCAAGCAGATCCCCGAGTTTTCTCTGAAGCGCAGTATGTCACCCGTGTTGAAGCATTAACAGAAATTATGGCTGCGAATAAAGCAGATATGAAAAAGGGAGACATCTAA
- a CDS encoding acyl-CoA dehydratase activase, producing MQQDIFTMGVDIGSSASKCIIMKNGDAIVAKSLASVGAGTSGPEKAIAEVLSQFGGDLSQISWICATGYGRNSLKEANKEVSELSCHAKGAHFLFPGVKTVIDIGGQDVKALHMDGAGRLLNFVMNDKCAAGTGRFLDVMSRVLETKISDLAQEGAKSTKKVTISSTCTVFSESEVISHLANNETIPDVINGIHRSVASRIAGLAKRVGVEAPVVMTGGVASNFEVVRYVSEELNASIATSPLSQYNGAIGAAIYAFEAYRHQLEDDALTIGTSK from the coding sequence ATGCAACAAGACATTTTCACAATGGGCGTTGATATCGGATCGTCTGCATCAAAATGCATCATCATGAAAAATGGTGACGCCATTGTCGCTAAATCACTGGCATCTGTGGGTGCAGGAACTTCTGGGCCTGAAAAAGCGATCGCTGAAGTATTAAGCCAGTTTGGTGGCGATCTCAGTCAGATCAGTTGGATCTGTGCAACCGGTTATGGCCGTAATTCTCTGAAAGAAGCCAATAAAGAAGTGAGCGAACTGAGCTGTCACGCCAAAGGCGCGCACTTTCTTTTTCCGGGCGTAAAAACAGTGATTGATATCGGCGGTCAAGACGTTAAAGCACTTCATATGGATGGTGCAGGCCGTTTATTAAACTTTGTGATGAATGACAAATGCGCCGCCGGTACAGGACGCTTTTTAGATGTAATGTCGAGAGTATTAGAAACCAAGATTTCTGACCTCGCTCAAGAGGGCGCTAAGTCCACTAAGAAAGTCACGATTAGCTCAACCTGTACCGTGTTCTCTGAATCAGAAGTGATTTCTCATCTCGCGAATAACGAAACAATACCCGACGTTATTAATGGCATTCACCGTTCTGTGGCTAGCCGTATTGCTGGTCTTGCAAAACGAGTGGGGGTTGAAGCCCCTGTCGTGATGACAGGCGGTGTTGCCAGTAATTTTGAAGTTGTTCGTTATGTTAGCGAAGAGTTGAACGCCTCTATCGCCACTTCACCTTTATCACAATACAACGGGGCGATAGGTGCCGCCATTTATGCCTTTGAAGCGTACCGCCATCAACTGGAAGACGATGCGTTAACAATAGGAACATCAAAATGA
- a CDS encoding MFS transporter encodes MQPRNFDDIRFTSVHRRVMLWGSGGPFLDGYVLVIIGVALEQLTPLLQLDTRWIGLLGAATLAGLFIGTSLFGYICDKVGRRKMFLVDIVAIGLISIATMFVSTPVGLLVMRFLIGIVIGADYPIATSMITEFSNKKQRAFAVGFIAAMWYIGATCANLVGYLLYDVADGWRWMLGSAFIPCVIILIGRFDLPESPLWLIRKGRIQECNEMMIKLFGEPVVFEAENAKTTRFIELFNKRHFSFVLFVAVIWTCQVIPMFAIYTFGPQIVGLLGWDAGRSAALGNVVISLFFMFGCIPAMFWLNQTGRRPLLIGSFAMMTLALLVLGVFPDLPILFVILAFATYAFFSGGPGILQWLYPNELFPTDIRASAVGVIMSISRIGTVISTCALPAFIATYGINTTMLVGAAISLFGMIVSVLFAPETKGLTLNQTSTMPMRRGK; translated from the coding sequence ATGCAACCCAGAAACTTTGATGATATTCGTTTTACCTCTGTACATCGTCGGGTGATGTTATGGGGGAGTGGTGGCCCTTTTCTTGATGGCTATGTATTAGTGATCATCGGTGTGGCATTAGAGCAACTCACACCGTTATTACAGCTTGATACACGATGGATTGGGCTGCTTGGTGCGGCAACATTAGCAGGGCTTTTTATTGGCACATCACTTTTTGGTTATATTTGTGACAAAGTGGGTCGTCGCAAAATGTTCCTCGTTGATATTGTGGCTATTGGGCTTATTTCGATTGCAACGATGTTTGTGTCAACACCAGTGGGTCTATTGGTGATGCGATTCCTTATTGGAATTGTGATTGGTGCTGATTACCCCATTGCGACGTCAATGATCACGGAGTTTTCCAATAAAAAACAACGTGCTTTTGCTGTCGGTTTTATTGCCGCAATGTGGTATATCGGGGCAACATGTGCCAACTTAGTCGGTTATCTTTTATATGATGTTGCAGATGGCTGGCGCTGGATGTTGGGCAGTGCTTTTATTCCTTGCGTTATTATTTTAATTGGTCGCTTTGATTTACCTGAATCCCCGCTTTGGCTAATACGCAAAGGGCGTATTCAAGAGTGTAATGAAATGATGATAAAGCTTTTTGGTGAACCTGTCGTTTTTGAAGCTGAAAATGCCAAAACAACGCGTTTTATCGAGCTATTTAATAAACGTCATTTTTCTTTCGTGCTTTTTGTTGCGGTCATTTGGACTTGCCAAGTTATTCCGATGTTTGCCATTTATACCTTTGGACCTCAGATTGTCGGTTTATTAGGATGGGATGCGGGAAGGAGTGCGGCACTGGGTAATGTGGTGATTAGCCTATTCTTCATGTTTGGATGTATTCCTGCTATGTTTTGGTTAAATCAAACAGGGCGACGTCCGTTATTGATTGGTAGTTTTGCCATGATGACATTGGCATTATTAGTGCTAGGGGTTTTCCCAGATTTACCTATCTTATTTGTTATCTTAGCCTTTGCGACTTATGCCTTCTTTTCTGGTGGCCCCGGAATTTTACAATGGCTTTATCCTAATGAATTGTTCCCAACCGATATTCGTGCATCGGCAGTTGGTGTCATTATGTCAATAAGCCGTATTGGTACGGTTATTTCAACTTGTGCGCTTCCTGCCTTTATTGCCACTTACGGGATTAATACGACGATGTTAGTGGGGGCCGCAATTTCTTTATTCGGCATGATAGTTTCTGTGTTGTTTGCGCCAGAAACCAAAGGATTAACGCTTAATCAGACTTCAACCATGCCAATGAGACGAGGTAAATAA
- a CDS encoding AMP-binding protein — MTLLEMTVKECLNNIVKQYASQTALIENQSKKTLSWQQLQQEVESVARGFLAIGLKKGDRLGIWSANSKEWIICFLAAAQIGVPVVCINFHFKKRELLDLCRLTGIKALCFSDGFKSNDFIEVINCLAKKVTENKDVLPQLFISMGNKSAEKSVSLSQLKAISQKISDKEYQHAISQVSVKDLLTIQMTSGSTAMPKGVMLSQYNVINNAMLSAQRLGVTHNDVICLAVPLFHCFGLSSCLFFALTTGCQLVLLDNYCAEDVLKVVQDYRCTVMHGVPTIFSRLMKHEQFSHYDLSSLDKGIIAGASFPPVLIDDIENTLGMKGITVSYGQTEASPCCTQTLPNDTLPIKRSSIGKPLPFVEMQIISPKTGKPVPVGVLGEICTRGFHVMMGYDNAPDKTKEALDEEGWLHTGDIGYVDEQGNYHYAYRMKEIVVRGGENISLCEIEEAIAEYPGVDATKAFGIPSVDLGEEVIATICVQKDCTLNESELRVFLQERLARYKIPKELHFFTQFPHTPCGKIDVQALKLQLGYGVSIKDEETKVAG; from the coding sequence ATGACCTTATTAGAAATGACAGTTAAAGAATGTCTAAACAATATTGTAAAGCAATATGCTTCACAAACAGCCTTGATTGAAAACCAAAGTAAAAAGACACTTTCTTGGCAACAATTACAACAAGAAGTAGAAAGTGTTGCGCGTGGTTTTTTAGCGATTGGTTTAAAAAAAGGTGATCGTTTAGGTATTTGGTCTGCTAATAGTAAAGAGTGGATAATTTGTTTTCTTGCGGCTGCTCAAATTGGTGTTCCTGTTGTTTGTATTAACTTTCATTTTAAAAAAAGAGAGTTATTAGATTTATGTCGATTAACCGGTATTAAAGCATTATGTTTTTCTGATGGGTTTAAAAGTAATGACTTTATTGAAGTGATTAATTGCCTTGCTAAAAAAGTAACTGAAAATAAGGATGTATTACCTCAGTTATTTATTAGTATGGGAAATAAATCGGCAGAAAAAAGTGTCTCATTATCTCAATTAAAAGCAATTAGCCAAAAAATATCAGATAAAGAATATCAACATGCTATTTCACAAGTTAGTGTAAAAGATTTACTGACTATTCAAATGACCTCAGGCAGTACTGCTATGCCTAAAGGTGTCATGTTAAGCCAATATAATGTGATTAATAATGCCATGCTGTCAGCACAGCGATTAGGCGTAACGCATAACGATGTCATTTGTCTTGCTGTTCCTTTATTCCACTGTTTTGGGCTCTCTTCTTGTCTCTTTTTTGCGTTAACAACCGGATGCCAATTAGTTCTTCTTGATAACTATTGTGCAGAAGATGTTTTGAAAGTCGTCCAAGACTATCGTTGCACCGTTATGCATGGCGTACCAACGATTTTTAGCCGTTTAATGAAGCACGAGCAGTTTTCTCACTACGATTTATCTAGCCTTGATAAAGGCATTATTGCCGGGGCAAGTTTTCCTCCTGTGTTAATTGATGACATTGAAAATACGTTAGGAATGAAAGGGATCACCGTCTCTTATGGACAAACAGAAGCCTCGCCTTGTTGTACTCAAACATTACCAAACGATACTTTACCCATAAAACGCAGTTCTATCGGTAAACCATTACCTTTTGTTGAAATGCAAATCATTAGTCCGAAAACGGGTAAACCTGTGCCAGTGGGCGTTTTGGGTGAAATTTGTACTCGTGGTTTTCATGTGATGATGGGTTATGACAATGCCCCTGATAAAACCAAGGAAGCTCTAGACGAGGAAGGTTGGTTACATACAGGGGATATTGGTTATGTCGATGAACAAGGAAATTATCACTACGCCTATCGCATGAAAGAGATTGTCGTTCGTGGTGGTGAAAATATCAGCCTTTGTGAAATAGAAGAGGCTATTGCGGAATATCCCGGTGTTGACGCAACGAAAGCGTTCGGCATTCCTTCTGTCGATTTAGGTGAGGAAGTCATTGCCACTATTTGTGTGCAAAAAGATTGCACCCTAAATGAAAGCGAATTACGTGTATTTCTACAAGAGCGACTAGCTCGCTACAAAATCCCCAAAGAACTCCATTTCTTTACGCAGTTTCCTCATACCCCTTGCGGAAAAATTGATGTGCAAGCCCTGAAATTGCAATTGGGTTATGGCGTTTCAATCAAGGATGAAGAAACCAAAGTAGCGGGTTAA